Sequence from the Ochrobactrum sp. Marseille-Q0166 genome:
CGCCTGGGGAGTACGGTCGCAAGATTAAAACTCAAAGGAATTGACGGGGGCCCGCACAAGCGGTGGAGCATGTGGTTTAATTCGAAGCAACGCGCAGAACCTTACCAGCCCTTGACATACCGGTCGCGGACACAGAGATGTGTCTTTCAGTTTGGCTGGACCGGATACAGGTGCTGCATGGCTGTCGTCAGCTCGTGTCGTGAGATGTTGGGTTAAGTCCCGCAACGAGCGCAACCCTCGCCTTTAGTTGCCATCATTTAGTTGGGCACTCTAAAGGGACTGCCAGTGATAAGCTGGAGGAAGGTGGGGATGACGTCAAGTCCTCATGGCCCTTACGGGCTGGGCTACACACGTGCTACAATGGTGGTGACAGTGGGCAGCAAGCGCGCGAGCGCAAGCTAATCTCCAAAAGCCATCTCAGTTCGGATTGCACTCTGCAACTCGAGTGCATGAAGTTGGAATCGCTAGTAATCGCGGATCAGCATGCCGCGGTGAATACGTTCCCGGGCCTTGTACACACCGCCCGTCACACCATGGGAGTTGGTTCTGCCCGAAGGCACTGTGCTAACCGCAAGGAGGCAGGTGACCACGGTAGGGTCAGCGACTGGGGTGAAGTCGTAACAAGGTAGCCGTAGGGGAACCTGCGGCTGGATCACCTCCTTTCTAAGGAAGCTGTAGAATAGTAAGATGCTGCAATTTATTGCAGATGAACTTTCTCGTGCTTTTTAGAACATAGATTGCAGGCCAGTCAGCCTGACAATCGCTTTGCAGGCGTGCCGCCTTCGTTTCTCTTTCTTCAATGTTGATTGATTTATGACCCGCTCACGGGCCGTATCGCAGCTTTGCTGCTGGCCCTGCGCGAGCGCGCCGCATGAGCGGCGACGGACTAGCGTCCTGTATTGGCGCCCTTTTTGAGATGTGGCGAAAGTATAAGGGCTTGTAGCTCAGTTGGTTAGAGCACACGCTTGATAAGCGTGGGGTCGGAGGTTCAAGTCCTCCCAGGCCCACCAGATATGTGATAAGGGGCTTTAGCTCAGCTGGGAGAGCACCTGCTTTGCAAGCAGGGGGTCATCGGTTCGATCCCGATAAGCTCCACCATCACTTTTTGGTGTCGAGTAGGACGGATTTTGGTCAATCAACGTAGGAAAGAAACGTGTTTGCAGACTGTTTAGACAGTTTGCCTGTTCTGTATGAAATAGTGAAGAGAAGATGTAATCGGATCAGCCTTTGGCTGATGTCGCAAGAGCTTGCTCAAGCCTTGCATTATGATTGATGTGTTTAACCGCCGTCACCGATTGTATCTCGAGAAGCTGGTCTTTCTGCTGATAACATTGAAACTGATGTTTTGATGGATATTGGCAATGAGAGTGATCAAGTGTCTTAAGGGCATTTGGTGGATGCCTTGGCATGCACAGGCGATGAAGGACGTGATACGCTGCGATAAGCGTCGGGGAGGTGCGAATACCCTTTGATCCGACGATTTCCGAATGGGGCAACCCACCTTAGATAGCTAGAAAATTTATTTAGTTGGAGCACGCTTAGAGTGGAACTGAATGGGTAAGCGCCCATACAGACCGCTAGGTCGTCGGTCCATGTGGACCGCGCCCGCGCAGGGCCAGCATTGCGAAGCAATGCGTACGGCCCGTGAGCGAGAACTAAATATCTTTCTAGTTATCGTAATAAGGTATCTAACCTTGAATACATAGGGGTTAGAAGCGAACCTGGGGAACTGAAACATCTAAGTACCCAGAGGAAAGGACATCAAACGAGACTCCGCTAGTAGTGGCGAGCGAACGCGGACCAGGCCAGTGGCTTAATTGAGTAAAGTGGAACAATCTGGAAAGGTTGGCTAGAGTGGGTGATAGCCCCGTACACGTAATGCGAGATTAAGTCCTTGAGTAGGGCGGGACACGTGAAATCCTGTCTGAACATGGGTAGACCACTATCCAAGCCTAAGTACTCGTGCATGACCGATAGCGAACCAGTACCGTGAGGGAAAGGTGAAAAGCACCCCGACGAGGGGAGTGAAATAGTACCTGAAACCGAATGCCTACAAACAGTTGGAGCCCAAGATTTGTTCTGGGTGACAGCGTACCTTTTGTATAATGGGTCAGCGACTTAGTGTAACGAGCAAGCTTAAGCCGGTAGGTGTAGGCGTAGCGAAAGCGAGTCTGAACAGGGCGTTCAGTTCGTTGCATTAGACCCGAAACCAAGTGATCTAGCCATGAGCAGGTTGAAGGTACGGTAACACGTACTGGAGGACCGAACCCATATCTGTTGCAATAGATCGGGATGACTTGTGGCTAGGGGTGAAAGGCCAATCAAACTTGGAGATAGCTGGTTCTCCGCGAAATCTATTTAGGTAGAGCGTCCAGCGAATACCCCCGGGGGTAGAGCACTGAATGGGCTATGGGGACTCACCGTCTTACTGATCCTAATCAAACTCCGAATACCGGGGAGTACTACTGGGCAGACACACGGCGGGTGCTAACGTCCGTCGTGAAGAGGGCAACAACCCTGACCACCATCTAAGGTCCCTAAGTTATGGCTAAGTGGGAAAGGATGTGAGGATCCCAAAACAACCAGGATGTTGGCTTAGAAGCAGCCATCATTTAAAGAAAGCGTAACAGCTCACTGGTCTAAATAAGGGTCTTTGCGCCGAAAATGTACCGGGGCTAAAGCCATACACCGAAGCTGTGGATGCACGTATGTGCGTGGTAGCGGAGCGTTCCGTAAGCCTGTGAAGGGACAGTCGTGAGACATCCTGGAGGTATCGGAAGTGAGAATGCTGACATGAGTAACGATAAAGGGAGTGAGAGACTCCCTCGCCGAAAGTCCAAGGGTTCCTGCTTAAAGTTAATCTGAGCAGGGTTAGCCGGCCCCTAAGGCGAGGCCGAAAGGCGTAGTCGATGGGAACCACGTTAATATTCGTGGGCCTGCAGGTAGTGACGGATTGCGTGTGTTGTGAGGTCTTATTGGATTGATCTTGCAGCGAAGCGGTTCCAGGAAATAGCTCCTGCATATAGACCGTACCCTAAACCGACACTGGTGGACTGGTAGAGAATACCAAGGCGCTTGAGAGAACTGCGTTGAAGGAACTCGGCAAAATGCACGCGTAACTTCGGAAGAAGCGTGACCCTTCTTTAGGCAACTATTGGAGGGTGGCACAGACCAGGGGGTAGCGACTGTTTACCAAAAACACAGGGCTCTGCGAAGTCGCAAGACGACGTATAGGGTCTGACGCCTGCCCGGTGCTGGAAGGTTAAGAGGAGATGTGCAAGCATTGAATTGAAGCCCCAGTAAACGGCGGCCGTAACTATAACGGTCCTAAGGTAGCGAAATTCCTTGTCGGGTAAGTTCCGACCTGCACGAATGGCGTAACGACTTCCCCGCTGTCTCCAACGCAGACTCAGTGAAATTGAATTCCCCGTGAAGATGCGGGGTTCCTGCGGTTAGACGGAAAGACCCCGTGCACCTTTACTATAGCTTTACACTGGCATTCGTGTCGGCATGTGTAGGATAGGTGGTAGACTTTGAAGCCGTGGCGCCAGCCATGGTGGAGTCATCCTTGAAATACCACCCTTACCTATATGGATGTCTAACTGCGGCCCGTTATCCGGGTCCAGGACCGTGTATGGTGGGTAGTTTGACTGGGGCGGTCGCCTCCTAAAGAGTAACGGAGGCGCGCGATGGTAGGCTCAGAACGGTCGGAAATCGTTCGTCGAGTGCAATGGCATAAGCCTGCCTGACTGCAAGACTGACAAGTCGAGCAGAGACGAAAGTCGGTCATAGTGATCCGGTGGTCCCGCGTGGAAGGGCCATCGCTCAACGGATAAAAGGTACGCCGGGGATAACAGGCTGATGACCCCCAAGAGTCCATATCGACGGGGTTGTTTGGCACCTCGATGTCGACTCATCGCATCCTGGGGCTGGAGCAGGTCCCAAGGGTATGGCTGTTCGCCATTTAAAGCGGTACGTGAGTTGGGTTCAGAACGTCGTGAGACAGTTCGGTCCCTATCTGCCGTGGGTGTAGGAATATTGATAGGATCTGTCCCTAGTACGAGAGGACCGGGATGGACGTATCTCTGGTGGACCTGTTGTCGTGCCAACGGCATAGCAGGGTAGCTATATACGGACGGGATAACCGCTGAAGGCATCTAAGCGGGAAACCCACCTAAAAACGAGTATTCCCTATCAGAGCCGTGGAAGACTACCACGTTGATAGGCCGGGTGTGGAAGTGCGGCAACGCATGTAGCTTACCGGTACTAATAGCTCGATCGACTTGATCACTCCCATTTACAATATCCATCGAACGAAGTTCGATGTCTCTTTTGTCCTTGCGAAGTAAACTTCGAAGATGACAATAAGCATACGACTGTATGCCGCCGAATGTTCGGCGCGCCCGCGCAGCCATTCACAAAGTGAATGTGGCGTGAGCGAAAATAACAGCACGAAAGACAACAGCTTCTCATATTTGTGTTCTTCGCCGACCTGGTGGTTATGGCGGAGCGGCTGCACCCGATCCCATTCCGAACTCGGCCGTGAAACGCTCCAGCGCCAATGGTACTTTGTCTTAAGACACGGGAGAGTAGGTCGCTGCCAGGTCTGCTAAGCACACAAATCAATCCATCTTCTCATAATTACAAAACAGTCACAAAACGCGTAGTTCGCCAAAAATAACAAACCGGTTCATAATAAAAACCCTGGCGCGGGGTGGAGCAGCCCGGTAGCTCGTCAGGCTCATAACCTGAAGGCCGCAGGTTCAAATCCTGCCCCCGCAACCAACAATACGAACAAACCCGTCGCACTAGCGGCGGGTTTTGTTGTTTTTATAGCCCTTCCAATGGTTTGACGCTCCACCCAGTTGAGGATCGTGCCCAGTTCGCCGTGAAGCCTCGCGTAAATCTCGCCGCGTTCCGGCCCCGGGGTCAGCGAAATCTTCTCGATCAGGCCGCGCAATGGTGTTGTCACGTTAAGTTTCTCTGACCGGAAAGGTCAGCGGCTCGTAGATATTCAGTCGACACCGGCCGCAATTTTCCATGCATCGAAAGCTTCGAGGCGATGGTATCGAATTGTTTGTGCGGCTCGGCGGTGAGACGGAACTGAAAAGCAATTGCGGGTAGCTGAGTGCATGGTGACGAACCTTTGCAACATGCCTGGTGATCTGTGGCCTTGCATGGTTCGTTCCCGTTTTCGAATAGGCAGATGGCTATTCTCGGCTCGATTATTGAGGCCCTTGTGCGACCAATGATCAATGCCGGGTGCCACTTCAGCTTTTGCTGCACCGTATGAGCGGAGCTTATCAGTGATGATCCGTTTGGGAGCAAAGCCATAGCGCTTCATTAACGCCACGAGCAGCCTCTTTGCCGCCCCTTTATCACGCCGCTTCTGCAAGATTTCTTCGAGAACGGTGCCGTTTTGATCCACCGCACGCCAGAGCCAGAATTTCTCTCCAGCGCATTTGACGACCACTTCGTCCAAATACCAAATATCGCCGGGGCGCGCCTGACGCCGCCGCAAGTTGCGTGCGATCTGTGGTCCGAACTTGGCGATCCAACGACGAACTGTTTCGTATGGCACGTCGATACCACGCTCAAGCAGCATTTCCTCAACTTCACGCAGACTAAGGTTGAACCGAAGATAAAGCCACACCGTATGAGCAACGATCTGTGGCGGAAAACGGTGACGTTTGAAGCTGATATCTGATGACTGCATTGCCAAAATTTACGCCAACCCCGTCAGGCAGGCAACTCAAGCCCTGTTAACGTGACAACACCTTTAATACAGCTTTGGAGCATATTAAATCGAAGTCGTTTCGGACTAGGGTGCAGGGAAAACATAATCTGGACTCGGCGAGACCCCGGATGCAAGGTCTACGTAATCGAAGGTAAATTCTATGATCTGATCGAAAAAGTGCGAAATATACCGGACCACCTCGGCCAGCTCGCCATCCGCCCACGGCTCCCTAATCCGCGCCCGAGACATTGACCTCGTTCAGGCTGGCCTTAACGAGTGTTTGCGCGGCCTCTCCTGCGATCTCCATATAAGCGGGATCGCGATTGAGCAGCACGACCGAAAACGCGCCGTCGAGCAGCAGCCGGATCTGCTGAGGCAACCCTTTGGGATGAGATGCGCCAGCGCTTGCAAGCCGATCCCCCAGCCAGCGTTCGAATCCTGCCTTGTGCTGGTTGGCTGCTTTGAGCGCCGGGTGACCGGGCATCGTGACCAGTTCGGCGGAGGTTCTTAAGAAGCCGCAACCCTTCCAATTGGGTCTGCGGGCTGATCGGGCGAGATTTGTGAAGATAGCGCGAACCTTTTGTCCCGCGTCGCCCTCGGCCTCCTCATACCACTTTTCGAACGTATCGAGGTTTGGTTTATCGCGCCCCTTGAGATAGGCCTCGATGAGGTCGTCCTTGCTTTTGAAATGGTAGTATAGCGACCGCTTCGTCAGGCCCGCCTTTTCGGCGATAGCATCCACGCTGACTGAGCGAATGCCTTGTTTATAGAACAGCGACGATGCCGCTTTGATTATCTTATCGCGCGTGGAGTCCATCACTTGACCCTGTTGTATACTAACTAGTGAATATACATTACGACAAAAGTCCGCAATTCTCAAAGCGAAGATTTGTGGGGTGCCAGCATGACGGAAGCCAGACAGGAGGATCTCGAATTATTGTGCCGCGACGGTGTCGTCCTGCGCGGCCATCTGTGGGGCGATGGGTCTGACTCGATGCTGGGAACCGTTATCATAAATCCCGCAACCGGCGTGCTCGCGCGCTATTATCATCGCTATGCGCGCTTTTTGACGGAGCAAGGATTCCGTGTGCTAACCTACGATTATCGCGGGATCGGACAATCGCGTCCGCCATCGATCAGGAGATGCGGATATCGTTGGCGTGACTGGGGGGAGCAGGATTTCGACGCTGCCTTGCGCTTCGTTGAAGCGCAAGAGTGGTGCGAGCGAATTATTGTCGTGGGTCATTCGATCGGCGGTTTTCTTCCGGGACTATCCCCGTGCTCTCACATCATTGACCGCATGATGACGGTTGGCGCGCAGTACGCCTATTGGCGCGATTACTCCGAGCACCACCGGTCTCGATTATTCTGGAAGTGGCACATTGTCATGCCAGCGCTCACACTTGCCCTGGGATATTTCCCCGGTCGACGACTTGGCTGGCTCGAGGATCTCCCAGCGGGCGTTGCCAAGGAATGGAGCTTTCGTCGTCGGCGCATGGAGGACAGCTACCCTCCAGCGGAACGCTCAGCGATTTTGTCACGATTCTCGTCCGTGACGGCGGCGATTCTGGCAATCGGCATCAGTGACGATGAAATCGCCTCACCACAGGCCATCGACCGAACCCTCGAATATTACACATCGGCCGAGAAGACCCACGTTTTGCTGACGCCTCACGATTTCGGCGAGGAGGCGATCGGTCATTTCGGATTATTTCACGAGCGGCATCGGCCCGGCTTCTGGACGAAGTCGATTAAGTGGCTTGTTCAGGAGCAAAATCCTTGGCCCTCTGATACTATTCCGCCACTAAAGACCTTACACGAGATCGTTCCGGAACGGGCGATTCCAAAAGTATACTATTGAAAAAGCCGTCTATGAGCCTTGCTACAGTGAAAGCTTTTTTGCGGCGCAGGCGCCCGACATCGAGGTCATTGAGGCTGCATCAAGTACAGCAACCGTTGCCGAGGCGGCGACTGTTCATGGTGTGGCGCTTGCCCAGATCGCCAAAACCCTGTCGATGCGAGTGGGCGACCGCATCATCCTGCTCGTGACCGCTGGACATACCTGTCTCGATAACGGCAAGGCAAAGGCCGCATTTGGGGGTAAGGTCAAGATGCTCGGCCTTGATGAGGTGGAGGCGCTCACTTCCCTCGGGCCTTGAAACCTTTTCGCTCGAACTCTCCTGTGATGGAGAAGTCAAAAAAGAAAGGCTATGGGCGAAACGTGCTAGGCAGCCCGCTAACAGCCGTTGCGACTTTTCTCAAGCTTCTGCATTCTCAGGGTGATGTGTCGCCGATCAGGGCCGGAGAAGTCATCACGAGGGGGACGATCACCAAAGCTTACACGATCAAGCCCGGTGAAAAGTAGTCTACTAGGCTTGACGGCGTTGCGCTGAGCGGATTTGAGTTGACTTTCGCCTGAGCCTGCGAACGAGCGGTGGATTGGCGGAAGGGTTCTACATGATTGGTTCTGCCGCAAGGTAGAACCCAAGTATCAGAAGCCCTAAGAAAAAGACCTTCCGAAATGTCTGGATGCTCATCTTCGCCCTTAGCCATTGTCCGAGGAACATGCCCGCCAGCGCTGGGAGCAGGGCCAGCACCGATCCGCCGAATAGAGCGACAGAAGTTCCCTGCTGGCCTGGTCCACCGATTAAGGCGGCGGCCAAAGCAATCGTAGAGACTGTGAAAGACAGGCCGAGCGCCTGTATCAGGTCCTCCTTTTCAAGGTTAAGAGCCTGAAGGTACGGCACCGCCGGGATGACGAAGACGCCGGTGGCGCCGGTGACAAGACCTGTTAGCAGGCCAACGGCAGGCGACATCCATCGTTCATTCGCCCGACTAACCTGAAATCTGAACTGCGCAAGACCGAGAACAGCGTAGATGATCAGCGCGATCCCTAGCGCTGGCAACGCCAGTCCGTGAGCGCCGCTCGTCAACATGCTGCATGTTGCGATTGTACCGGCCGCGACACCAATCATCATTGCCCAAAAGCGACTAAGTAGCGCACGGAAAGAAGGACCTGCAAGTAATTGCCAGATGTTGGTCACGAACGAGGGAATGATGAGGATCGCCGCCGCCTGGGCGGGTACCATGACCACCGACAGGAGGCCCATGGCGACGGTTGGCAGGCCCATGCCGACGACGCCTTTGACAAAGCCTGCCATGATGAACACCAGCCCGACGATGGCCAGTGTCTTTGGGGATGAGAGAAGCGACTCGTTGGCCTCCATTAGCATGCCGGCGATTGTGTCAATCATGGAGGAGCATGTCCTCTATCGCGTCTTCTATGTCGTCATGAACGGCTGTGCCGGCAGCATTCAGTTGCTCGTTTCGGGCAGAGGGAATTAAGGTACAGAGGCCCCCTTGGATCAGCGATTGAGCGGCGATTATCGCCGCGAGGCCCAGCGCAGCAATCTCCAGCGTCAAAAGTTTATGGCCACCCGGTTGAATCTCGTTTGTCTTCATTGTTGTTCTCCTACCTGAAACTTGACCTTTTGAGGGGCGCTTGACAATCTGGGATTCGCTTGGCCAGCCTTCGTTCTGGCCGAAGGCTGGGAGGTAGCATGCGATACGATCTAGTCGATCTGAGACTGTTCTTGCACATCGCGGAGACCGGCAGCATCACATCTGCTGCGGCGCTGTCCGGTTTGGCTCTCGCGTCTGCGAGCGCTCGCGTCAAGGGCATGGAAGAGACGCTTGGTACTCGTCTGCTGGATCGTCAGCGGCGAGGTGTGAAACTGACTGCCGCTGGCGACACCCTGGTACATCACGCCCGCACAATCCAAAACCAGATCGCGATCATGGCGGGCGACCTCGGCGCCCATGCCGCAGGTCTTCGCGCACGCGTTAAACTCGTGGCAAATACGGGCGCCGCCACAGGCCCGTTACAAGAGCTCCTTTCGAGTTTCCTTGCTCGTCATCATGCTATCGATGTCGAGCTTGAGGAACGACCCAGCCACATTGTGGTCGAAATGGTTGCGTCCGGTGCGGTCGATCTTGGGATCGCCGCATCGTGGGCCGGCTTCTCCAATCTAGATCAGAGAATATTCTGCACGGACCAACTCACAGTGATTACAGCGCGCAATGCCGAGCGCTTCGCCGGGCTGCGATCATTACGGCTTGACCAGGTGCTCAATGAACCCTTTGTCGGCTTGTCTGCGGGCAATGCCCTTCAGGAGCATCTCATTCGCCAAACAGCCCGTCTGGGGAGGCATCTCAAATTTCGTATTCGGGTGGCGACCCCGGAAGTGGTGTGCCGTTTTGTAGCTGATGGTATTGGCGTGGCCATTATCCCGGAGGCGGTCGTTCGCACCGTCTCTTTCAGAAACAGGCTCCGTTCGATCCCGCTGGCAGATGATTGGGCGCTTCGGAATTTACACCTGTGCGCACGTGATTTTGCGAACCTGTCACCACAAGCAAGCCTCCTCTCGAAATGGCTTTCACCGAACGACGAGCATTCTCCGGGTGATTTGCAGCGTCGATCTGGCACGTATACCGACTAGGCAATTCAACCGCGTCGTGCGCTTCGCTAGGCTCTCCGTAAGAGGAGGTGTGCATGCAATCACACTTGACGATTGACTCCATCATGGCGCGGCCGGTGGTGACTCCGTTGGCGCTACCAAATCGTACCGCCGTCGGAACTGTTGAGAGCACGCACCTCATCAGGGAACGTGGAACTGAGGCCGAACTGAAGGCGCGCTATCCTCATCGGAAAGTTGCTTAATCTTGTCGCACCAGTCAGAGTTTAGCGACCAATTTTTACGACAGCGAATGACCGTTTCGTGCCACAGGCAGCCGTCGTAATAGGCGAAAGAAAAACAGACAAGATACACCAGGGTCTGTTATAACTGTCAAAGCCGATTAGAGGGTGTTGTCACGTTAACAGGGCTTGAGTTGCCTGCCTGACGGGGTTGGCGTAAATTTTGGCAATGCAGTCATCAGATATCAGCTTCAAACGTCACCGTTTTCCGCCACAGATCGTTGCTCATACGGTGTGGCTTTATCTTCGGTTCAACCTTAGTCTGCGTGAAGTTGAGGAAATGCTGCTTGAGCGTGGTATCGACGTGCCATACGAAACAGTTCGTCGTTGGATCGCCAAGTTCGGACCACAGATCGCACGCAACTTGCGGCGGCGTCAGGCGCGCCCCGGCGATATTTGGTATTTGGACGAAGTGGTCGTCAAATGCGCTGGAGAGAAATTCTGGCTCTGGCGTGCGGTGGATCAAAACGGCACCGTTCTCGAAGAAATCTTGCAGAAGCGGCGTGATAAAGGGGCGGCAAAGAGGCTGCTCGTGGCGTTAATGAAGCGCTATGGCTTTGCTCCCAAACGGATCATCACCGATAAGCTCCGCTCATACGGTGCAGCAAAAGCTGAAGTGGCACCCGGCATTGATCATTGGTCGCACAAGGGCCTCAATAATCGAGCCGAGAATAGCCATCTGCCTATTCGAAAACGGGAACGAACCATGCAAGGCCACAGATCACCAGGCATGTTGCAAAGGTTCGTCACCATGCACTCAGCTACCCGCAATTGCTTTTCAGTTCCGTCTCACCGCCGAGCCGCACAAACAATTCGATACCATCGCCTCGAAGCTTTCGATGCATGGAAAATTGCGGCCGGTGTCGACTGAATATCTACGAGCCGCTGACCTTTCCGGTCAGAGAAACTTAACGTGACAACACCTGAGCGGAGCTTATCGGTGATGATCCGTTTGGGAGCAAAGCCATAGCGCTTCATTAACGCCACGAGCAGCCTCTTTGCCGCCCCTTTATCACGCCGCTTCTGCAAGATTTCTTCGAGAACGGTGCCGTTTTGATCCACCGCACGCCAGAGCCAGAATTTCTCTCCAGCGCATTTGACGACCACTTCGTCCAAATACCAAATATCGCCGGGGCGCGCCTGACGCCGCCGCAAGTTGCGTGCGATCTGTGGTCCGAACTTGGCGATCCAACGACGAACTGTTTCGTATGACACGTCGATACCACGCTCAAGCAGCATTTCCTCAACTTCACGCAGACTAAGGTTGAACCGAAGATAAAGCCACACCGTATGAGCAACGATCTGTGGCGGAAAACGGTGACGTTTGAAGCTGATATCTGATGACTGCATTGCCAAAATTTACGCCAAC
This genomic interval carries:
- a CDS encoding sulfite exporter TauE/SafE family protein, producing the protein MEANESLLSSPKTLAIVGLVFIMAGFVKGVVGMGLPTVAMGLLSVVMVPAQAAAILIIPSFVTNIWQLLAGPSFRALLSRFWAMMIGVAAGTIATCSMLTSGAHGLALPALGIALIIYAVLGLAQFRFQVSRANERWMSPAVGLLTGLVTGATGVFVIPAVPYLQALNLEKEDLIQALGLSFTVSTIALAAALIGGPGQQGTSVALFGGSVLALLPALAGMFLGQWLRAKMSIQTFRKVFFLGLLILGFYLAAEPIM
- a CDS encoding LysR substrate-binding domain-containing protein; its protein translation is MRYDLVDLRLFLHIAETGSITSAAALSGLALASASARVKGMEETLGTRLLDRQRRGVKLTAAGDTLVHHARTIQNQIAIMAGDLGAHAAGLRARVKLVANTGAATGPLQELLSSFLARHHAIDVELEERPSHIVVEMVASGAVDLGIAASWAGFSNLDQRIFCTDQLTVITARNAERFAGLRSLRLDQVLNEPFVGLSAGNALQEHLIRQTARLGRHLKFRIRVATPEVVCRFVADGIGVAIIPEAVVRTVSFRNRLRSIPLADDWALRNLHLCARDFANLSPQASLLSKWLSPNDEHSPGDLQRRSGTYTD
- a CDS encoding TetR/AcrR family transcriptional regulator, translated to MDSTRDKIIKAASSLFYKQGIRSVSVDAIAEKAGLTKRSLYYHFKSKDDLIEAYLKGRDKPNLDTFEKWYEEAEGDAGQKVRAIFTNLARSARRPNWKGCGFLRTSAELVTMPGHPALKAANQHKAGFERWLGDRLASAGASHPKGLPQQIRLLLDGAFSVVLLNRDPAYMEIAGEAAQTLVKASLNEVNVSGAD
- a CDS encoding YbaK/EbsC family protein, producing the protein MALAQIAKTLSMRVGDRIILLVTAGHTCLDNGKAKAAFGGKVKMLGLDEVEALTSLGP
- a CDS encoding alpha/beta fold hydrolase, with the protein product MTEARQEDLELLCRDGVVLRGHLWGDGSDSMLGTVIINPATGVLARYYHRYARFLTEQGFRVLTYDYRGIGQSRPPSIRRCGYRWRDWGEQDFDAALRFVEAQEWCERIIVVGHSIGGFLPGLSPCSHIIDRMMTVGAQYAYWRDYSEHHRSRLFWKWHIVMPALTLALGYFPGRRLGWLEDLPAGVAKEWSFRRRRMEDSYPPAERSAILSRFSSVTAAILAIGISDDEIASPQAIDRTLEYYTSAEKTHVLLTPHDFGEEAIGHFGLFHERHRPGFWTKSIKWLVQEQNPWPSDTIPPLKTLHEIVPERAIPKVYY
- a CDS encoding IS6 family transposase encodes the protein MQSSDISFKRHRFPPQIVAHTVWLYLRFNLSLREVEEMLLERGIDVPYETVRRWIAKFGPQIARNLRRRQARPGDIWYLDEVVVKCAGEKFWLWRAVDQNGTVLEEILQKRRDKGAAKRLLVALMKRYGFAPKRIITDKLRSYGAAKAEVAPGIDHWSHKGLNNRAENSHLPIRKRERTMQGHRSPGMLQRFVTMHSATRNCFSVPSHRRAAQTIRYHRLEAFDAWKIAAGVD
- a CDS encoding IS6 family transposase encodes the protein MQSSDISFKRHRFPPQIVAHTVWLYLRFNLSLREVEEMLLERGIDVPYETVRRWIAKFGPQIARNLRRRQARPGDIWYLDEVVVKCAGEKFWLWRAVDQNGTVLEEILQKRRDKGAAKRLLVALMKRYGFAPKRIITDKLRSYGAAKAEVAPGIDHWSHKGLNNRAENSHLPIRKRERTMQGHRSPGMLQRFVTMHSATRNCFSVPSHRRAAQTIRYHRLEAFDAWKIAAGVD